In Drosophila innubila isolate TH190305 chromosome 2R unlocalized genomic scaffold, UK_Dinn_1.0 1_C_2R, whole genome shotgun sequence, the following are encoded in one genomic region:
- the LOC117785507 gene encoding bromodomain adjacent to zinc finger domain protein 2B isoform X2: MNKNAGDGSGNDGKNSNNHGGKGGASNAGGGGAGGPHDPTGLLDAASLFAYWGRDASGAAAAAAAASNPLFNSQFNAAAAAGLGLLPNAAGAAAANDRYSSMAAAAAAAAGAHHHQSTMAVAASQAASLAGLHPASWWSMAQLAAQDYFSRLQASGMSPFPHPDLAAAFGPAMAMGAGGAAGSGGAGSGSGMVGVGGAGGVGGGGGGNSGGVGSSSKSNKSRKEKRAAQQQQQQQQQQQQQHQQQQQNLANSLNAAAAAAAAAAANNPAAALASMHGFGLPVSGMQPTVSTGSSSSISTSSAAHGGYKSTASAYGKPSTMTSSSSGSSLTSNPGSAYDPVTLHKELLAMQAVAAAASGSGVNSSNSCSSKKSNSGGGGGGNSSSLHAHGLSNLAMSLSSGVGGGNNSSGIMSSSKTSTNVSSSSSLHPGISMSPHGSGKDRDRDRDRDKNNPSLNALNSLSQFGALGMTPQQSMQAAMNALAASTGGTPSATVTSSAHPSQQQQQQQQQQLPSTTMSGGSGSKGSAKDYMTNAAMMSSSSEHPSLLGVRLPPDTEIIKYTSSIVGPKIPGSTSRGRKKTISETEQQQTQKQQQQQHQAEQQQQQHNQLTQQQQKDFESTTNAISSLLAFPGLSPAKRARLEMEYAAMAAAAQQQQHLHGMLGAAGMPMSALGMSPMDQLSNVSKAVVAAASSAASVSVSSSSSSATITSTAGSTTTTTMGGHNVSSDRVEVIKLPPTITSNGAYNLSSKGCNKELHDLTTDPQLGSGVNLSLKSSTMPATGAIGSASNPITIDDFDAPLNLSMKPSDKSSSSASAAAGGGGGGAATAASTLGNLASEYQTQVVGGNGSNSLQSLSSITAALGGTGGMPGGSISGSGAGGASPSPAQGNLPATSGTSSSGSGSGSGSSSYKEGRPRNLGRGVSKPKKNTVASLLAQSRAVGLKPMLATQQLLQQGADIEKIRLALSEANAHMETSTDSESVAAESGLSESESEDANILNVAELRVPLELGWKRDTVIRGLTKQGQIRGEVTYYAPGSTLPLKTIGQVFALLEQQPSSLTRENFSFSARAIVGSFLQPAPPPYANDGEYIRMTDEDVAKRLEDLKVFTRQTLNVEQRIEIAKQQQAMRDAKKQQKEELARNKEKARQEKNAKLEQQRKEKELKNQQAIEERKKRQEELDRLKQEELLKKQQEKEKRRQEAILAKEQELQKQKELLLAAEMERERRRQHMNLIRMLELRRKFEEREKKKHQLVLDRLILRERRMAERKRDAEILQLIRKPNEDSELPQEMTVPELERIAGNRLPGQAMADLLMVFEFLHNFGETLGFDMESLPSLQNLHDALISDSNADAEEELLSVMTHLLVCAIEDPGVPNPGRHTTLLGQSLRNADITNSNVSEILRIYLYATATGEIRQMHGITVDRERERRVPDHHQLDADSATHSAKNHEYYKLLHENDTWKLSHSLKDRPFVALNPTRKAQMLAHLCNDLLMNKAVLRQIDGSLETCAQMRKEKYMTDMKVRKYKALHQRKARIEAYEKAQAEREAAMQALLAQQKLDAEREREKERERLAKQAEAEAGGGAEAGAVGGTEVDAEAAEATEAAGEATVVPGEEEGQELIKANKDEADGGQAQPMELDADCAHNETPQVTESPAKLEELQQNGATVSTTTTTTTTAVTTAITTTTGTAITTTTTESTAMTALMQAKKSGARSSIQEDGSHDVSIIEDDLSDLDSEITNVEEDEDNRLSADELQKKLDKIVRASLNCKEALEKSTNQLRAACFGQDRFWRRYWKLPKAGGIFIEALESAQNDICDYHEALEAMDEQKKGKQEEKQEQEQEKQTEEQVQDVQMKEDVEKQAEQPVETEHMEVDSVEPEQHKDPPGNHSQNNQAVVDDDDDDDDVTEINKVEPEIVDLGDDDDEPMPVVVKSQPEMMVTRPEIKVKSEMELMGPPPTVHISTKTDFEAEIKIPTIPGLIPTLSNNNNNTNNNNNNNNGNCDKLESLDDMKKEDDCIIVEDSTPKWFSIVKRQVPLISELPAEEGGVVANELQLNYASYQHCSSQLQLQGHAWDLINNMQYYSIPMEECKVDPTKFSQECIFTLSGLDEKQMLAKLDEYEQGKLTVTVSKNGLASPHQLTDNDEEPRGEREQEQEQLNKTKSERESFFRLATDVTQDTGGGSLGVGVGSGGESAELKPKIELRLDEALSQAYYHNIANMSLSSVQTYIPIDIPLPLAMTPDEHRLLEQVKLAGFPEKVHGVYVPRRQRYGWWQLDDEQKLRELLKTLNPSGLRERELQENLQRFLGLEQPLGVNYQLKLHEAQVVDLVEYMQPDKIGDWNPKVARRVELALLEQLESLEDKIASASMQLKNWQLPTRTDNELNLNATDSEELQESEFVSIIPMIRERIIDLEANIERRYLKPPLGSQTGDAHLAVIAQNQHTSTQTQNSASAAAYLLQMQQQQQQQQQQLLQQQQQQPGNNLNASAFNERTMALAAAAAATTTAATLATSATGTTTTCDTLVAAPMETCSGAASPASNCDSDKDEKVENIPKGLVQWRDAVARSHTTAQLAMALYVLESCVAWDKSIMKAYATRTKNNKSNNSKKKQKSSAKKQATPKKKQQQQQQQEQQQPAKKKEKKATPKKAKQKPQENVKEMPPMTIKINLKALQQNGCESNSNSNSNSNSNSDYDTDSDGNSQQQQQHQGRRRRSGHTTNSCKYSNSLQNCQFCTSGENEDKLLLCDGCDKGYHTYCFKPKMDNIPDGDWYCYECVNKATNERKCIVCGGHRPSPVGKMIYCDLCPRAYHADCYIPPLLKVPRGKWYCHGCITRAPPPKKRSAASSSGSGSSSKSRRDRDASTAAKRRGNEKQQLMASTAGGSMEQLCPIDPHQQQQQQQLLLHSSQQSLNSSHDESMTSLPAPLSPAHSIASATYDEHHNNSIDTSRFQAHLGANNGGVQLEEAAASFATGGYVPPSSFGMVPAPQAMQFVAMSPRAVTPTRTPTPTPAPTPTPPPPALPAPTLQPPTPNAANVTTPVMLQASPTSLLNVTCQSPPQQQQQPQLMAMPSPRTCTPTPPGGTQMSPPPINIHAIQEAKEKLKQEKKEKHATKKLIKELAVCKTLLGEMELHEDSWPFLLPVNTKQFPTYRKIIKTPMDLSTIKKKLQDLSYKCREDFCVDVRQIFDNCEMFNEDDSPVGKAGHGMRKFFESRWTELTDKHS, from the exons ATGAACAAAAATGCCGGCGATGGCAGCGGCAACGATGGCAAAAACTCAAACAATCATGGTGGGAAGGGGGGCGCCTCCAATGCGGGAGGTGGGGGAGCAGGCGGTCCTCACGATCCCACTGGACTGCTAGACGCCGCCTCTCTCTTTG CCTATTGGGGACGCGATGCCAGcggtgcagcagcagcagcggcagctgcaTCAAATCCTCTCTTTAACTCGCAATTCAATGCAGCCGCTGCCGCCGGTTTGGGCCTGCTGCCAAATGCTGCGGGCGCAGCGGCTGCCAATGACCGTTACTCGTCgatggcagcggcagcagcagcagctgcgggCGCCCATCATCATCAGAGCACAATGGCCGTAGCGGCTTCTCAGGCCGCCAGTTTGGCAGGTCTGCATCCAGCAA GCTGGTGGTCCATGGCCCAATTGGCAGCTCAGGACTATTTCAGTCGCCTTCAAGCCTCCGGAATGTCTCCGTTTCCGCATCCCGATCTGGCAGCTGCCTTCGGACCCGCCATGGCAATGGGCGCAGGGGGCGCGGCCGGCAGCGGAGGAGCGGGAAGTGGGTCGGGCATGGTGGGAGTGGGCGGAGCTGGAGGCGTCGGCGGTGGGGGTGGCGGTAACAGCGGTGGTGTGGGATCCAGCAGCAAGTCGAACAAATCTCGTAAAGAGAAACGCGccgcacagcaacaacaacaacaacagcagcagcaacaacaacagcaccagcaacaacaacaaaatctgGCCAATAGCTTAAATGCAGCTGccgcagcggcggcagcagctgctgccaatAATCCAGCGGCAGCATTGGCCAGCATGCACGGATTCGGGCTGCCCGTGAGTGGCATGCAACCAACTGTCAGCACCGGAAGCAGCTCATCCATCTCGACGAGCAGCGCTGCCCACGGCGGTTACAAG AGCACGGCGAGTGCTTATGGGAAACCCTCGACGAtgacgagcagcagcagcggcagcagcttgACGAGTAATCCCGGCTCTGCGTATGATCCGGTGACGTTGCACAAGGAACTGCTGGCCATGCAGGCGGTGGCAGCTGCCGCCTCGGGGTCAGGGGTCAACAGCTCCAACAGTTGCTCCAGCAAAAAGTCAAATAGTggcggaggtggaggtggCAACTCATCATCGTTGCACGCTCATGGCCTCTCCAATCTGGCCATGAGTCTGAGCAGCGGAGTCGGAGGTGGCAACAACAGTTCTGGCATCATGTCCAGCAGCAAGACATCCACAAATGTcagctccagttccagtttACATCCGGGCATCTCCATGTCACCGCATGGATCTGGCAAGGATCGCGATCGGGATCGTGATCGTGACAAGAATAATCCATCATTAAATGCGCTCAATTCACTGTCACAATTTGGGGCATTGGGCATGACGCCACAGCAGAGCATGCAGGCGGCGATGAATGCGCTTGCGGCCAGCACAGGTGGCACGCCCAGTGCCACAGTCACCTCATCAGCGCATCcctcacagcagcaacaacaacagcagcagcaacaattgcccAGCACAACAATGTCTGGCGGCAGCGGGAGCAAAGGAAGCGCCAAGGATTACATGACTAATGCGGCCATGATGAGCAG CAGCAGTGAGCATCCGTCGTTGTTGGGCGTGCGATTGCCGCCAGATACGGAGATCATTAAGTATACGTCCTCCATCGTGGGCCCCAAGATTCCTGGTAGTACATCGCGTGGTCGCAAGAAGACCATTTCCGAaactgaacaacaacaaacacagaaacaacaacaacaacaacaccaagcagaacaacaacaacagcaacacaatcaactaacacaacagcaacaaaaggattttgaaagcacaacaaatgcaatttccTCTCTGCTTGCGTTTCCAGGCCTCAGTCCGGCGAAGCGGGCACGTCTCGAAATGGAATACGCCGCAATGGCAGCGgcggcacaacaacaacaacacttgcatGGCATGCTGGGAGCAGCTGGAATGCCCATGAGTGCACTGGGCATGAGTCCAATGGATCAGTTGAGCAATGTATCCAAGGCAGTTGTGGCAGCTGCCTCATCAGCTGCCTCTGTTTCCgtttcctcctcctcctcctcggcaacaataacaagcacCGCAGgatcaacaacaaccacaacaatggGTGGTCACAATGTGTCCAGTGATCGTGTTGAGGTCATCAAATTGCCACCGACAATCACCTCGAATGGTGCATACAATCTGTCCAGCAAAGGTTGCAACAAGGAGTTGCATGATCTGACCACAGACCCACAACTCGGCTCGGGTGTCAATCTTAGCTTAAAGTCGAGCACAATGCCCGCCACAGGAGCCATTGGTTCCGCCTCAAATCCCATAACCATTGATGACTTTGATGCGCCTCTCAATCTCTCCATGAAGCCGTCGGACAAGAGCTCATCATCCGCTTCAGCAGCAGctggcggaggaggaggaggagctgccacagctgcctCCACATTGGGAAATCTTGCCAGCGAGTATCAGACTCAGGTTGTCGGTGGCAATGGCTCCAACAGTCTACAAAGTCTCAGCTCCATAACCGCAGCCTTGGGCGGCACTGGCGGCATGCCAGGTGGTTCCATCTCTGGCAGTGGTGCCGGCGGTGCATCCCCCTCTCCTGCCCAGGGCAATTTGCCTGCCACATCGGGCACATCTAGCTCTGGATCGGGATCGGGCTCTGGTTCATCCAGTTACAAAGAGGGACGTCCACGCAATTTGGGACGTGGTGTGTCCAAACCCAAGAAGAATACAGTTGCCTCGCTGCTGGCACAATCTCGTGCCGTGGGTTTGAAGCCCATGCTTGCCACacaacagttgctgcaacaAGGCGCAGATATT GAGAAGATTCGTCTGGCGCTGAGCGAGGCAAATGCGCACATGGAAACGTCAACGGATTCGGAGAGCGTTGCCGCTGAGAGTGGACTCTCGGAATCGGAGAGTGAAGATGCCAATATACTCAATGTGGCAGAGTTGCGTGTGCCGCTAGAGCTGGGCTGGAAACGGGACACGGTCATCAGGGGACTAACCAAGCAGGGACAAATACGTGGCGAGGTCACGTATTATGCACCTGGAAGCACCTTGCCACTCAAGACCATTGGCCAAGTCTTTGCT CTTTTGGAGCAACAGCCATCGAGTTTGACACGTGAGAATTTCAGTTTCTCGGCACGTGCCATTGTGGGTTCATTTTTACAACCGGCGCCGCCTCCTTATGCCAATGATGGTGAATACATCCGCATGACGGATGAGGATGTGGCCAAGCGGCTGGAGGACTTAAAGGTCTTTACACGTCAAACCCTCAACGTGGAACAGCGCATTGAGATTGCCAAGCAACAGCAGGCGATGCGGGATGCAAAAAAGCAGCAGAAGGAGGAACTGGCCCGTAACAAGGAGAAGGCCAGGCAGGAGAAGAATGCCAAGTTGGAGCAGCAGCGCAAGGAGAAGGAGCTCAAGAATCAACAGGCAATTGAG GAGCGCAAGAAGCGTCAGGAGGAATTGGATCGTCTCAAGCAGGAGGAGTTGCTCAAAAAGCAGCAG GAGAAAGAGAAGCGACGCCAGGAAGCAATTCTAGCTAAAGAACAG GaactgcaaaagcaaaaggaacTTTTGCTGGCTGCTGAAATG GAACGTGAGCGACGTCGTCAGCACATGAACCTCATCCGGATGCTGGAGCTGCGCCGTAAATTCGAGGAGCGCGAGAAGAAGAAGCATCAACTGGTGTTGGATCGTCTAATCCTAAGGGAACGTCGCATGGCCGAACGTAAACGAGATGCAGAGATTCTGCAATTGATTCGGAAACCGAATGAGGATTCGGAGCTGCCACAGGAGATGACAGTTCCAGAGCTGGAGAGAATTGCCGGGAATCGTTTGCCTGGTCAGGCGATGGCCGATCTCCTGATGGTCTTTGAATTCCTGCACAACTTTGGGGAAACACTTGGATTCGACATGGAATCGTTGCCATCACTGCAGAATCTCCATGATGCCCTCATCAGCGATAGCAATGCGGATGCGGAGGAGGAACTGTTGTCGGTGATGACGCATCTGTTGGTCTGTGCCATTGAGGATCCCGGTGTGCCCAATCCTGGACGTCATACCACACTCCTGGGTCAATCCTTGCGTAATGCGGatataacaaattcaaatgtatCCGAAATATTACGCATTTATTTGTATGCCACGGCAACGGGAGAGATCCGTCAGATGCATGGGATTACGGTGGACAGGGAGCGGGAACGACGGGTGCCCGATCATCATCAGTTGGATGCGGATTCGGCAACGCATTCGGCCAAGAATCATGAGTATTACAAGTTGTTGCATGAGAACGACACATGGAAATTATCACATTCTCTGAAGGATCGGCCATTTGTGGCATTGAATCCCACGAGAAAAGCACAAATGTTGGCCCATCTCTGCAACGATCTGCTGATGAACAAGGCCGTGCTGCGGCAGATCGACGGCAGTCTGGAAACTTGTGCCCAGATGCGCAAGGAGAAGTACATGACGGACATGAAGGTGCGCAAATATAAGGCGCTGCATCAGCGCAAGGCCAGAATTGAGGCCTATGAGAAGGCGCAGGCGGAGCGGGAGGCAGCGATGCAGGCGCTCCTGGCACAACAGAAACTGGATGCGGAGCGGGAGCGGGAAAAGGAGCGAGAACGTCTGGCCAAgcaggcagaggcagaggcaggaGGAGGAGCGGAAGCGGGAGCGGTTGGAGGAACAGAAGTGGATGCGGAAGCGGCAGAAGCAACAGAAGCTGCAGGGGAAGCGACTGTGGTGCCAGGCGAGGAGGAGGGGCAAGAGTTGATAAAAGCCAACAAGGACGAGGCGGACGGGGGACAGGCACAGCCCATGGAACTGGATGCAGATTGTGCCCACAATGAAACCCCTCAAGTTACTGAATCCCCCGCCAAGCTGGAGGAGTTGCAACAAAATGGAGCAACtgtatcaacaacaacaacaacaaccaccacagccgtaacaacagcaataaccacaacaacaggaacagcaataacaacaacaacaactgagtcCACTGCGATGACCGCTTTGATGCAGGCCAAAAAGAGTGGAGCACGCTCCTCCATCCAAGAGGATGGCAGCCATGACGTGAGCATCATTGAGGATGATCTGTCCGATCTCGATTCGGAGATAACCAATGTCGAGGAGGATGAGGACAATCGCCTCAGTGCCGATGAGTTGCAAAAGAAGCTGGACAAGATTGTGCGTGCCTCGTTGAACTGCAAGGAGGCGCTGGAGAAGAGCACAAATCAATTGAGGGCCGCGTGCTTTGGTCAGGATCGTTTCTGGCGACGCTACTGGAAGTTGCCCAAGGCGGGTGGCATCTTTATAGAAGCGCTGGAATCGGCGCAGAATGATATATGTGATTATCACGAAGCACTCGAGGCGATGGATGAGCAGAAGAAGGGCAAGCAGGAGGAgaaacaggagcaggagcaagaGAAGCAGACGGAGGAGCAGGTGCAGGATGTTCAGATGAAGGAAGATGTGGAGAAGCAGGCAGAGCAGCCTGTGGAGACGGAGCACATGGAGGTGGACAGTGTGGAGCCGGAGCAGCACAAGGATCCACCAGGGAATCATTCACAGAACAATCAAGCTGTAgttgatgacgatgatgatgatgatgatgtgacGGAAATTAACAAAGTTGAGCCAGAAATTGTGGATCtcggtgatgatgatgatgaaccGATGCCAGTGGTCGTGAAATCCCAGCCAGAAATGATGGTGACACGACCAGAGATTAAAGTGAAGTCCGAGATGGAACTGATGGGACCACCGCCCACAGTGCACATCTCCACCAAGACCGATTTTGAGGCGGAAATCAAGATACCAACAATACCAGGCTTAATTCCAAcactcagcaacaacaacaacaacacaaacaacaacaataacaacaacaatggcaactgtGATAAACTGGAGAGTTTGGATGATATGAAAAAGGAGGATGACTGCATTATAGTTGAAGATTCCACGCCCAAATGGTTTTCCATTGTCAAGAGGCAAGTGCCGTTAATCAGTGAACTGCCCGCGGAGGAGGGGGGCGTGGTGGCCAATGAATTACAGCTGAATTATGCCAGCTATCAGCATTGCAGCtcccagttgcagttgcagggACATGCCTGGGATTTGATCAACAACATGCAATATTATAGCATACCCATGGAGGAGTGCAAAGTGGATCCCACGAAGTTCAGTCAGGAGTGCATCTTTACGTTGTCCGGACTGGATGAGAAGCAGATGTTGGCCAAGTTGGATGAGTATGAGCAGGGCAAGCTAACGGTAACGGTGTCAAAAAACGGTCTGGCTTCTCCTCATCAGTTGACTGACAACGATGAGGAGCCGAGGGGGGAgcgggagcaggagcaggagcaactcaataaaactaaaagcgAAAGGGAATCGTTTTTTCGTTTGGCCACTGATGTGACACAGGACACAGGAGGAGGTAGTCTCGGAGTCGGAGTGGGATCGGGAGGAGAATCTGCCGAGCTGAAACCCAAAATTGAGCTGCGTCTGGATGAAGCCTTATCCCAGGCTTATTACCACAACATTGCCAACATGTCGCTGAGCAGCGTACAAACCTATATACCCATTGATATTCCACTGCCACTGGCCATGACTCCCGACGAGCATCGTctgttggagcaggtcaaatTGGCGGGATTCCCCGAGAAGGTGCATGGTGTCTATGTGCCACGCAGGCAACGTTATGGCTGGTGGCAGCTCGATGATGAACAGAAGCTGCGCGAACTTTTGAAGACACTGAATCCCTCGGGTTTGCGAGAACGTGAATTGCAAGAGAATCTGCAGAGATTCTTGGGATTGGAGCAACCGCTGGGCGTCAattatcaattgaaattgcatgaggCACAAGTTGTGGACTTGGTGGAGTATATGCAACCGGATAAGATTGGCGATTGGAATCCCAAGGTGGCCAGGCGGGTGGAATTGGCGCTATTGGAGCAGCTGGAATCGCTGGAGGATAAAATAGCGAGTGCCTCGATGCAGCTGAAGAATTGGCAGTTGCCCACACGTACCGACaatgaattgaatttgaatgctACGGACTCGGAGGAACTGCAGGAATCGGAATTTGTCAGCATTATACCGATGATTAGGGAACGCATCATCGATCTGGAGGCGAACATTGAGAGGAGATATTTAAAGCCTCCGCTGGGTTCGCAAACTGGTGATGCACATCTTGCGGTGATTGCACAGAATCAACACACATCCACACAGACGCAGAATTCAGCCTCAGCTGCGGCATATCTGTTGCagatgcaacagcagcaacaacagcagcagcaacagttgctgcagcaacagcaacaacaacctggCAACAATTTGAATGCCTCGGCGTTTAATGAACGCACCATGGCcttggcagcagctgcagcagcaacaacaacagcagcaacacttgcAACAAGTGCAACCggaacaacaaccacatgtGACACACTTGTGGCTGCCCCAATGGAGACGTGCTCAGGTGCCGCTTCTCCTGCCAGcaactgcgacagcgacaagGACGAAAAGGTGGAGAATATACCGAAAGGTCTGGTGCAGTGGCGAGATGCCGTGGCACGTTCCCACACCACCGCCCAGCTGGCCATGGCCTTGTATGTCCTCGAGTCGTGTGTGGCATGGGACAAGAGCATCATGAAGGcg tatgcaacgcgtacaaagaacaacaagtccaacaacagcaagaagaagcaaaaaagCAGCGCCAAAAAGCAGGCAACACCAaaaaagaagcagcaacagcaacaacaacaagaacaacaacaaccagctaAGAAAAAGGAGAAGAAGGCAACCCCAAAGAAAGCGAAACAAAAGCCACAGGAGAATGTGAAAGAAATGCCGCCAatgacaataaaaatcaatttaaaagcattGCAACAAAATGGTTGCGAATCCAACTCGAATTCGAACTcaaactccaactccaactctgACTATGACACGGACAGTGACGGCAATTC acaacaacaacaacaacatcaaggcAGAAGACGACGTTCTGGCCATACTACAAACTCttgcaaatattcaaattccTTGCAGAATTGCCAATTTTGTACATCGGGCGAGAATGAGGATAAGCTGTTGCTGTGCGATGGATGCGATAAGGGTTATCACACCTATTGCTTCAAGCCCAAAATGGACAACATACCCGATGGTGACTG GTACTGTTATGAGTGCGTCAACAAGGCGACCAACGAGAGGAAGTGCATCGTCTGTGGCGGACATCGTCCCTCGCCCGTTGGCAAGATGATCTACTGTGATTTGTGTCCACGTGCTTATCACGCCGATTGCTACATTCCGCCACTGCTGAAGGTGCCACGTGGCAAGTGGTATTGCCACGGCTGCATCACACGTGCCCCGCCCCCCAAGAAACGCAGTGccgccagcagcagcggcagcggcagcagcagcaaatcgAGACGAGATCGAGATGCAAGCACCGCGGCAAAGCGACGGGGGAACGAGAAGCAGCAGCTGATGGCATCCACAGCTGGTGGCAGCATGGAACAATTGTGCCCCATTGATccacaccagcaacaacaacagcagcaactgttgttgcacAGTTCACAGCAATCGCTGAACTCGTCGCATGACGAGTCCATGACATCTCTTCCAGCACCGCTTAG TCCAGCGCATTCGATTGCCTCGGCGACGTACGATGAGCACCACAACAACTCGATAGACACGAGTCGCTTCCAGGCACACCTGGGTGCCAATAATGGCGGTGTCCAGCTGGAGGAGGCAGCCGCTTCCTTTGCCACAGGCGGCTATGTGCCACCGAGTAGCTTTGGGATGGTGCCAGCGCCACAAGCGATGCAGTTTGTGGCAATGTCGCCGCGTGCTGTGACGCCGACGCGTACGCCAACGCCGACACCTGCGCCGACGCCAACGCCGCCGCCTCCAGCGCTGCCAGCGCCAACGTTGCAGCCACCAACACCGAATGCTGCGAATGTCACGACGCCCGTCATGTTGCAAGCATCGCCAACGTCGCTGCTCAATGTGACGTGCCAATCGCCgcctcagcagcagcagcagccacaactgATGGCCATGCCCTCGCCACGGACTTGCACGCCCACGCCCCCAGGTGGCACACAAATGTCGCCGCCTCCCATCAACATACACGCCATACAGGAGGCCAAGGAGAAGCTGAAGCAGGAGAAGAAAGAGAAGCATGCCACTAAAAAGCTCATTAAGGAGCTCGCCGTCTGCAAGACGCTCCTGGGCGAGATGGAG CTTCATGAGGATTCGTGGCCATTTCTGTTGCCAGTGAACACCAAACAATTTCCCACATATCGCAAAATCATTAAGACACCCATGGATCTGTCCACCATCAAAAAGAAACTGCAGGATTTGAG CTACAAGTGTCGCGAGGACTTTTGTGTGGATGTGAGGCAAATCTTTGACAACTGTGAGATGTTCAACGAGGATGATTCTCCAGTTGGCAAGGCGGGACATGGAATGCGCAAGTTCTTCGAATCGCGCTGGACGGAATTAACCGACAAGCACTCCTGA